The Colias croceus chromosome 2, ilColCroc2.1 region gatatcggcactaaaacaataaacagCTTACAGCGCAACAGTAGTCCAAGTAGGAGGAGGAGCGAGGcagaatgagtaaataaagataaaagacaCTAATATTAATTCGAAGATACGGTTGAATTTAAGaacgcaatatatttttgtttacttcagttcagccaattgccgtatattataggacggtattaaaatagctcccgtaaaaatagtatttttaatgcctttaaatacttaaatgaatgttttcttaataaaaaggtttaaagtaaatgaaaggatttttttttttacatttagcgcctagaaatgactgaaaatacacaaactagtgctttttttgctgttggtatactaccttttcgaaaattgagttggtaacactgaacattatcgtccgatagttcacgggaatatcggtgttggctccgatatccgatatcggaccggacaatgtgaaagacaggtACTTATATcttatgcctcctccacactactcgcgaagttcctcggcgaagtactcggccgaagttgactgaagtccgcggtgctacactacacactcgttcaacttcgcgaggaacgcatacgttcatattcagaacgaacttcaggtaacttcgtgccctttgactcgggcgcaaaaaccgacaacaaacggaagtcggccgaggcgaggtaaagttggacgaagtaagacgaagtgcctctctacactattctattcgtctaacctcgttcaacttcgcgagtagtgtggaggaggcaatacattttacttagcctccgatatcggatatcggctatcggcgcccgatatccgatatcggaccggacaatgtgaaaacgctcttagATCATTATTGATCTTAGCTTGGAAGAGATATGGCTACTAAAGCCATAAGTCCGCCATTTGTGCACGTCTCTCTTCtgtatatgtatgtctttTTCCTGTTTGTAATGGTGTACAATTAAGcgttttcattcatttcattcgTTAAAATCGCAACTTATAACTAATAAGTTTTGGACAAAGTTTTCTTCTGTGGTTTTCTTcatatgttcatattattctACAGGCTAATGTTTGGCTCTAATTTATCTGTCATGACCgataatctataataattatctgtgATTTTCAAATCATTGATCTGATTTTATGACTTCTGTCATCGGAATTGGATTATTTCTCTGtggattatttgtaatttggGGCCACCGGTGTTTGTTTTTAACTAAAACAGTCTGTGAATTTGTAGATAAAATTTGCCTTCATCTTATTGGTAAATTTACTTTGTGTTAAAGACACGGtctaaaaacattgaaaaaatgaGTTGCAACAACCAAGCATATACACACTCATTTGCGCAATACCTGCAGTCCATGGTCAAATTGGACGCCCTAGAGAGGATGACTGAGGATTTGGACAAAGAATTGGCTGACTCGCAGACTATAATGACAgagataaaaacaatatttgatAGTATTCCCAAGGAGCAACAAAGACGTGCTCACGAAAACAACGATTTGAGGCATGAAGATCTCTCTCAGTTTTTGGAGTCCGGCGTACCAAAATTGTTGTTGCCGGACATGACTGAGAACAGTGGAGATGTGGACGTCGATAATATCATCGCTACCATGAAGCGCTACGCAGAAGATCTTCGTAAGAATCTTACCGTTCAAGAGTGCAATACGAGATTCGTCAAGAAAGCCATTGAGAATTTGGATCTCACTCAATACGCTACAAGCCTTGAACAGCTCAGCAAGAGTCTCGCCAACGTAAAAATCACAAATGAAGTTGTCAACAGAAATGCTGAACTGGAGCAAAAACTTGCCTTACTTTGCCAGGATGTAAATATGTTCACACAGGTTagttttcaatacatttttatagtattgtCTTTAAATTAACAGTATataggtaaaataaataatcattaatttaatttcagatGGTACAAGCTGAAGAAAAATCAGGCGAAACAAACAGAAATTGGAAGGCAGTAGCTCTGGACAACTCAACACTGTGCTATGATACCATCATAAATAAGCTGCTGTCTGATATCAATGAAGTGACTTATTTGCTCAAGAATAAGAATTAAGTTCAACTCAATGGATAGAGAAGTTCCATTGTATGTGATTTATTTCTacaactagcttttcgcctgcggcttcgcccgcgttttcaaagaaaaacccgcatagttcccgttcccgtgggatttccgggaaaagacctagcctatattatttgtggataatgtagctttcgaatggtgaaagaatttttaaaattggtccagtagtttatgagcctattcattacaaacaaacaaacaaagttttcctctttataatattagtgtagatttaaGGAGAGaaaacaaattgttttattatggCTCTTCCTTTTTGAGTTGCTAAGGGATTGGAGTTATTTCATCTCAACATGTGAAGGAAGGAGGCTTATTAGCTGCATGGTGGTACTGCTAAAtggttgtatttaaaataaactaatattgtTGATATTTTGATCTTGTTATAATCAGAAAAGGTCAATGATATATGTAAGCAGCATTGCAGGAACAAAACTGATGTGTACATAAATTGATGATGAAGAGATGATAAAAGGAATGTGATGACTAAACtcaatagatattaattatagtgTGAAGAATATCTAAACCTATTTAGATGAATTCCTATACTTGGTAGATCTGAATTTATGTACTTTGATGGTGAGCAAAAAGGATGAAGGGAGGAAAAGCTTGGAAGATGATAGAGTTTCAGcaagaaatttataaaacctaaatatatatacagAAGCACAACCAAAGGGTTGTAGTGTGTCAAATAATGGGTAAAGAAAAGAATTTGATGTGTAACTGAATGTGATAATGTCCAAAAGGGCTATACTATCAGGCATAAATATGTTTCAGTCAGCTAATGCAATgataaaaatgatgaaatttattttaattacttgtattttatttaagtgttCATTTATGGTTAAGTaataggtaaattttatattattattaatccgCTGACATACTGCCAACCTATtttgagatttttattttgtaagtttgagcaattttgtatttattgtagTTACAGTAAGATTCACAAAAGATGATCACGGCGCAGAAGGCATATTTTGGGTCCCTATGGAGGTGTGAGGTGAGGCGCGGgcggatttaattttaaataaattatataacctacattaaaatattatgtcttaAGTCTTTTCTTCATGAGTGAACGTGCACAGATGGCCGCCATTTGTGGTCATCTTTCGTGAATCGTACTGTACTATTAGCTGTAAGAATTTAACCATATTAATAAGTTagatgtaattatattattcattt contains the following coding sequences:
- the LOC123702628 gene encoding uncharacterized protein LOC123702628; translation: MSCNNQAYTHSFAQYLQSMVKLDALERMTEDLDKELADSQTIMTEIKTIFDSIPKEQQRRAHENNDLRHEDLSQFLESGVPKLLLPDMTENSGDVDVDNIIATMKRYAEDLRKNLTVQECNTRFVKKAIENLDLTQYATSLEQLSKSLANVKITNEVVNRNAELEQKLALLCQDVNMFTQMVQAEEKSGETNRNWKAVALDNSTLCYDTIINKLLSDINEVTYLLKNKN